The nucleotide window CTGTCTGATTTAATTAAAAATTATATGAAGGTACTAGGTGGATTGCTTGATTTTGTGACCGGTGTTTTCACCGGTAATTGGCGTAAAGCATGGCAAGGTGTTAGTGATATTTTCGGAGGTATCATCGGAGGTATCACTAGCATTTTTAAAGGCGTTATAAACATTTTAATTGATACACTAAACGCATTCTTTAGAGTTACTTTTGACGGAATTAATTCGGTATTGTCGGGTGCAGCTAATATTGCTAATAAAATCCCAGGGGTAAATATTAGTGTCGGTGCAATTTCGGTGCCACGCATACCAAAACTAGCACGAGGTGGTATTGTGGACGGCGCAACGAATTTCGGGAACTATATTGCAGGTGAAGCAGGAGCAGAAATGATTGTGCCGCTTGAAAATACACCGTTTGTTGACAAGTTAGCCAGTGCGCTTGGTACAGCTGTAATGAAAGCTATGCAAATGAGTGGCCAGCAATCAGGCGGAAATGACGGTGGCGACATTGTATTAAATGTAGACGGTACAACGTTTGCACGTATCCTTAATCCGTATTTAGCAAAAGAAGGGCAGCGTTTAGGCTCTACGATTATTCAACCAATTTAAAGGAGTGAGGGTTCTTGATTAAAATTGATGGGAAGGAGATCCCCTCTCCTTCTGATTACCAAGTAGGAATTATGGACATTTCAAAGGCTGAACGTAATGCACGCGGGGACATGATTATTGAGCGCATTACAACTAAACGGAAAATTGAACTTGGGTGGAAACACCTGAGTAAATCCGACTTACAAACGGTAATGAATGCAGTTAGTCCTGTGTTCTTTAAAGTGGAATACATCGACCCTTTGAATAGTGTTAAAAAAACAGGTACGTTTTACGCTGGAGACAGAAATGTTGGAGCGCTTGATTACATTAACGGCGACATTCGCTGGAAAGATATTAAATTTAGTGTCATTGAAAAGTAGGTGATTGAATGATTGAGGTAAGTCGTGAATTTAAGCAAGCTGTTTATGCGCCAATCCGTAAAACAGCTGCTAAAGTTGTTTTTGCGATTTTGGATAATGGGGCATATGGCGATGCTACACCGTCGGCAACGTCGAACGCGTCAATTAGTCGTATCCTACAGCTAACGGATAAAAAGCGGGAAATGTCGCATAAATACGGCACATTTGAACGTGATTATTTCAAATTAGATGGATCGTTTCGGATACCACCTAAACCAACAGAACTTGAAAGTGATTTAGGTTGGTGGAGCGGTGAGATTTGCGGTGCAGGTGGTGTTTTTGCTAATCCACAGACGGTAACGCTTGATTTTAGCGAGGGACATAATTCAATAGGGCTAACAATCATTTTTGATACGCTCGCCAATGAGTATGCAGTCGATTTTGATATTTTCGTTTATAGAGCAAATGATGAATTGATTGCATCCAAGGAAGTAGTGGATAACAATTCAAGCTCGTATGTTTGGATAAACGGTTTAGACGATTATAACAAAGTGGTTGTTACCATCAAAAAGTGGGTGCGTCCATATCGTCGTGCACGAATCGTCGAAGTTGATTTCGGGGCATTCCAGGAGTACGCAGGTGACAAACTCATTAAGGTAAATTTAATTGAGCAAATGAACGTCGTGGGCGATACGCTTCCTGCTAATGAAATAAAATTTGTTATTGATAATTCAAGCAAAGAATTTAACATCCTTAATCCGCAGGGCTTTTACCGATTTTTAAAAGAACGGCAAGAGGTGTCGTTAAGTATTGGCGTAGAAATCGAGGATGACATTTTCGAGTATGTGAATATGCTTGGGTATTATTTGGTGGATTGGCAGTCTGACGAAGGGGCACTCACAACAACGTTAACCGCTCGAAATATTTTTGATTTACTTGATAAAGAATATTCTCAAGGTACGGTAACAAATTTGTATGAACTAACAGAGGATGTTTTGTTAAAGGCAAATGTTCCAAATTATTTTATTCATCCATCATTACGAGATTACACGACATCAGGATTCCCCGACAAAGTAACGTATCGGAAAGCCTTGCAATGTATAGGGATAGCTAGTAAAAGTGCGCTCTATCAAAGCAGGGATGCGAAATTCATTATCGAGCCATTCGTTGTTTTAGATGAAAACACTTCGTATATCAATTTTGCCGGACCAGATATGTTCACTGGCATGGTAACGCCTACTGTGTACAGCGGATACGATATGAAAAATATCACATTTGACAATGTATACAAAGAA belongs to Solibacillus sp. FSL R7-0682 and includes:
- a CDS encoding DUF6711 family protein codes for the protein MIKIDGKEIPSPSDYQVGIMDISKAERNARGDMIIERITTKRKIELGWKHLSKSDLQTVMNAVSPVFFKVEYIDPLNSVKKTGTFYAGDRNVGALDYINGDIRWKDIKFSVIEK